From the genome of Scytonema hofmannii PCC 7110, one region includes:
- a CDS encoding iron uptake porin encodes MKSSGNVSTSTDSVQLGASFRVTPKVVVSGWFDYMFADSEVSDDDARVLNFAANVVFPDLGKKGNIGALVFGIPPKVVSNSISANEDRDTSFHIEALYRHQLTSNIAITSGGIVITNPEHNSSNDTIFVGVVRTTFKF; translated from the coding sequence CTGAAGTCATCTGGTAATGTTAGCACATCAACTGATTCAGTTCAACTAGGAGCCAGTTTCCGAGTGACTCCTAAAGTGGTTGTCTCTGGTTGGTTTGACTATATGTTTGCTGATTCCGAAGTGAGTGACGATGACGCAAGAGTCTTGAATTTTGCAGCCAACGTTGTTTTCCCAGATTTGGGTAAGAAAGGTAACATAGGTGCCTTGGTTTTTGGAATTCCACCTAAAGTCGTAAGCAATAGCATTAGTGCTAATGAGGATAGAGATACATCATTTCATATCGAAGCGTTGTACCGTCACCAACTCACCAGCAATATTGCTATCACCTCTGGTGGGATTGTAATTACCAATCCCGAACACAACAGTAGCAACGATACTATTTTTGTCGGAGTTGTGCGAACTACCTTTAAGTTTTAA
- a CDS encoding phosphotransferase enzyme family protein has product MKSLSFFEKAENLPKNELISAEVIKNFIAEKYEITFPFECVLIGEEGERGYNDHYLIKGENFRYVFRVYLNGKYYAPELENFQFELDLLEFVFSQGVPVSYPITQKQGGTMSVIQTNVGLRACALFSYAEGKPIEEDTDPTPTQCFELGKAIASFHLAADSFQSQHHRNHLNEDYLVKLPLRFIEANWSEEQKAELPELAMVDELLQHFVQLKKESNNYGIIHGDINTGNFHFTDDNQITLFDFDYCAYGWRSYDLVLAEELNEEVRKSLLDGYQSVRSLSVDELESISLLYHLREIWDWGDELAIDLVR; this is encoded by the coding sequence ATGAAATCACTTTCTTTTTTTGAAAAAGCTGAAAATTTACCTAAAAATGAGCTGATCTCGGCTGAGGTAATCAAAAATTTCATAGCAGAAAAATATGAAATAACTTTTCCATTTGAATGTGTGTTAATAGGAGAAGAAGGAGAACGAGGATATAACGATCATTACCTAATAAAAGGAGAAAATTTTCGTTATGTCTTTCGAGTGTATCTGAATGGTAAGTACTATGCTCCAGAATTGGAAAATTTTCAGTTTGAATTAGATTTGTTGGAGTTTGTGTTTTCTCAAGGTGTTCCCGTATCATACCCCATTACTCAAAAGCAAGGAGGAACTATGTCGGTGATACAAACAAATGTTGGATTGAGAGCTTGTGCTCTTTTTTCTTATGCTGAAGGGAAGCCTATTGAGGAAGACACAGATCCTACACCGACTCAATGTTTTGAACTAGGTAAAGCCATAGCATCCTTTCATTTAGCGGCAGATTCATTTCAAAGTCAACACCATAGAAATCATCTTAATGAAGATTATTTAGTAAAACTGCCGCTAAGATTTATTGAAGCCAATTGGTCTGAAGAACAAAAAGCAGAATTACCAGAATTAGCTATGGTAGATGAGTTATTACAGCATTTTGTGCAACTTAAAAAAGAATCAAATAATTATGGCATCATACACGGTGATATAAATACAGGCAATTTCCATTTTACAGATGACAATCAAATCACACTTTTTGACTTTGATTACTGTGCCTATGGATGGAGATCTTACGATTTGGTTCTTGCTGAGGAACTAAATGAGGAAGTACGTAAATCACTTTTAGACGGCTATCAATCTGTACGTAGTTTGTCTGTTGATGAATTAGAAAGTATAAGCCTCTTGTACCACTTAAGGGAGATATGGGATTGGGGCGATGAGTTAGCAATTGATCTAGTAAGATAG
- a CDS encoding TIGR04255 family protein translates to MVNINPLIAQPPPEVPLENAPLVRVIAQVRFPPILSIEKKDFVGSFQEAIREKYPILKPEQTQGLVFGSQGVVQTTPQVTWRFVNTTDSWRVSLAPNFIALETTDYSSRSDFLERLKSVLIALNESFNPGIIERFGLRYIDRLVGQNLKDISSIVKPEIAGIIAAEFREYIHQTINESLFVIPEGGEQIIARWGIMPSGVTFDPDAIEPIAEPSWILDLDMSLLKNRDFSIEALMSEAQYFAERIYTFFRWAVEDDFLRRFGGKL, encoded by the coding sequence GTGGTTAATATCAACCCACTCATTGCACAACCACCCCCAGAAGTGCCACTAGAAAATGCACCTCTTGTTCGAGTGATTGCACAGGTACGCTTTCCACCCATTCTTTCAATTGAGAAAAAAGATTTTGTGGGTTCATTTCAAGAAGCAATTCGAGAAAAATATCCTATCCTTAAACCCGAACAAACTCAGGGCTTAGTTTTTGGTTCTCAAGGTGTTGTGCAAACTACACCTCAAGTGACTTGGCGGTTTGTGAACACAACAGATAGTTGGAGAGTTTCACTAGCACCTAACTTTATAGCACTTGAGACAACTGATTACTCAAGTCGTAGTGATTTTCTAGAGCGTTTAAAGAGTGTGCTTATAGCACTCAATGAAAGTTTTAATCCTGGGATTATTGAACGATTTGGCTTGCGATATATCGATAGACTTGTTGGTCAAAATTTGAAAGATATATCATCAATTGTGAAACCTGAGATAGCTGGTATTATAGCTGCTGAGTTTAGAGAATATATTCATCAAACTATTAATGAATCTTTGTTTGTCATTCCAGAGGGCGGTGAACAAATTATTGCAAGGTGGGGAATTATGCCATCTGGTGTAACTTTTGATCCAGATGCAATTGAACCTATTGCTGAACCCAGTTGGATACTCGATCTAGATATGTCCCTTTTAAAAAATCGGGACTTTAGTATTGAAGCGTTGATGAGCGAAGCACAGTATTTTGCTGAGAGAATTTATACTTTCTTCCGATGGGCAGTGGAAGATGATTTTTTGCGACGATTCGGAGGTAAATTATGA
- a CDS encoding Uma2 family endonuclease: MTTITAKRFTISEYEHLAELGFFGEDDRVELINGEIIQMVSKGKPHSVCSTRLFREFFKLIGERATLRGQEPILVPNYTQPEPDLVIVQNQDDDYLRSHPNPCNVLLLIEISDSSLKYDKEVKLPTYAQGGISDYWIFNLIDNCLECYSTPYQDLQGKFGYRKKLVFLPNETVNLPYFSDLILDLSKVFPATQH; this comes from the coding sequence ATGACTACAATCACTGCGAAACGCTTTACGATATCTGAATATGAACATCTAGCAGAACTCGGATTTTTTGGGGAAGATGACCGAGTTGAACTCATTAATGGAGAAATTATCCAAATGGTTTCTAAAGGTAAACCGCATTCTGTTTGTAGCACCCGATTATTTCGAGAGTTCTTCAAGCTTATTGGAGAAAGAGCAACATTACGAGGACAAGAACCGATTTTGGTTCCTAACTACACCCAACCTGAACCAGATTTAGTTATTGTACAAAATCAAGATGATGATTATCTTAGATCTCATCCCAATCCATGCAATGTCTTACTTTTAATTGAAATTTCTGATTCTTCCTTAAAATATGACAAAGAAGTTAAATTACCAACTTATGCTCAAGGAGGTATTTCAGATTATTGGATATTTAATCTTATAGATAATTGTTTAGAATGCTACAGTACACCTTACCAAGATTTACAAGGTAAGTTTGGCTATAGAAAAAAGCTAGTTTTTCTACCTAATGAAACTGTCAATCTTCCCTACTTTTCCGATTTAATTCTGGATTTATCTAAAGTATTTCCTGCAACACAACATTAG